In Sulfitobacter sp. M39, the following proteins share a genomic window:
- a CDS encoding P-II family nitrogen regulator produces MKKIEAVIKPFKLDEVKEALQEVGVQGLSVIEVKGFGRQKGHTELYRGAEYVVDFLPKVKIEIVLDDDQVDAAIEAIVSAAKTEKIGDGKIFVSPIEQTIRIRTGETGSDAL; encoded by the coding sequence ATGAAAAAGATCGAAGCTGTAATCAAGCCGTTCAAGCTTGATGAAGTCAAGGAGGCGCTCCAAGAGGTTGGCGTTCAGGGCCTTAGCGTTATCGAAGTCAAAGGCTTCGGGCGTCAAAAGGGCCATACAGAATTGTACCGTGGCGCTGAATATGTCGTGGATTTTCTGCCCAAGGTAAAAATCGAAATCGTGTTGGACGACGATCAGGTAGACGCCGCCATCGAGGCCATCGTATCGGCCGCTAAGACCGAGAAGATCGGCGACGGCAAAATCTTCGTCAGCCCCATCGAACAAACAATCCGCATCCGTACCGGCGAGACCGGGTCAGACGCGCTTTAA
- a CDS encoding NAD(P)H-hydrate dehydratase gives MQPTAITADTLDFDQLTKGQGHKFDHGHAIVVTGGAGRTGAARLSGRAALRMGAGLVTLAVPPAAQMEVAMQIIALMLSRVTGPEDLAELAGDKRVRALCIGPGLGLKPSHVALVRAVLECGKPCVLDADALTLIAQEPTLWERLGPHCVLTPHGGEFARLFKEISESDADKAQACLMAAQKAGAVVLYKGETTLIAHPDGRVAAHHGTGDRAAPWLATAGAGDVLSGMITGLLARGIAPFEAAQYATWLHVEAARQFGPGLIAEDLVEEIPRVFKALDL, from the coding sequence ATGCAACCGACTGCCATCACCGCAGACACGCTGGACTTTGATCAATTGACCAAGGGGCAGGGGCATAAGTTCGATCACGGGCATGCGATTGTCGTAACCGGTGGGGCCGGGCGCACGGGGGCGGCGCGACTGTCTGGGCGTGCGGCGTTGCGGATGGGGGCGGGGCTGGTCACGCTGGCCGTACCGCCCGCCGCGCAGATGGAGGTGGCGATGCAGATCATCGCTCTGATGCTGTCGCGCGTTACAGGCCCCGAGGATCTGGCAGAGCTTGCCGGTGACAAACGCGTGCGGGCGCTGTGCATCGGGCCGGGCTTGGGGCTGAAACCGTCCCATGTGGCGCTGGTGCGTGCAGTGCTTGAATGCGGCAAGCCCTGCGTGTTGGACGCCGACGCGCTGACCCTGATCGCACAGGAGCCCACCCTGTGGGAGCGCCTTGGCCCGCACTGCGTGCTGACCCCGCATGGCGGAGAGTTCGCACGTCTTTTCAAGGAGATATCAGAGAGTGATGCCGATAAGGCGCAGGCCTGTCTGATGGCGGCGCAAAAGGCGGGGGCGGTTGTTCTGTACAAGGGGGAGACCACCCTGATCGCGCATCCCGACGGCCGCGTTGCCGCGCATCACGGCACAGGCGATCGCGCGGCCCCGTGGCTTGCCACCGCAGGCGCGGGGGATGTGCTGTCGGGCATGATCACCGGTCTGCTGGCCCGCGGCATCGCGCCCTTCGAGGCGGCGCAATATGCCACGTGGCTGCATGTAGAGGCCGCGCGTCAGTTCGGACCGGGGTTGATCGCCGAAGATCTGGTCGAAGAAATCCCACGCGTCTTCAAGGCGCTGGACCTCTAG
- a CDS encoding site-specific integrase codes for MAGKIRHLINRSGRYHARLVVPKDLRGIVGKTELRSPLGADYRQALKLLPGAVAQLQHQIALAEREGSQGRQKPVQARYPLAPDQIALSHYNQRLAFDDLLRNDSRYANTGIDDLYVYQLRQAVAGRCSDDELQSVIGDQLERFRAAGNIDAVQGSDEWRVIARALCSAELEALARVAERDEGDYTGTPAAPIIKDAAQAEKAPAPVSLSGLWTDYLNSRMQAGFMRDKGQRQRPVIDNLRKFLKHNDAGRVTKKDVLAWRDYLMKTLSPKTVNDIYLSALKSVLAWAVENDRLPENVAATVRQPKPRKVYGRERGYTDDEAKKVLKASRTYQSTPDEFGRVRESMQMANVKRWVPIICAFTGARVSEIIQLRKEDVTKVGEHWVARITPDAGTVKSGGYRDVPLHSQILDQGFLKFVDDAVEGPLFHNATKPERFRKAAVIVSNKLSDWLRKDGLVPDGIQPNHGWRHRFKTQCRELGISDRVADAIQGHAGRTAADHYGDVTIKTKADALRQLPFYSM; via the coding sequence ATGGCTGGCAAGATCAGGCATCTCATCAACCGGTCCGGGCGGTATCACGCACGCCTTGTTGTCCCTAAAGACCTTCGCGGTATCGTCGGTAAGACCGAGCTTCGCAGCCCGCTAGGGGCGGACTACAGGCAAGCCCTCAAGCTGCTGCCCGGGGCCGTGGCGCAGCTACAGCACCAGATCGCGCTGGCTGAGCGCGAAGGATCGCAAGGGAGGCAGAAGCCGGTCCAAGCTCGGTATCCTCTGGCACCGGACCAAATTGCTCTGAGCCACTACAATCAGCGTTTGGCGTTCGACGACCTTCTGCGGAATGATTCACGATACGCTAACACCGGCATTGATGATCTCTACGTTTATCAACTGCGCCAAGCAGTAGCAGGCCGCTGCAGTGATGATGAGCTGCAGTCGGTCATCGGTGATCAGCTCGAAAGATTCAGGGCAGCTGGGAATATCGATGCGGTGCAGGGCAGCGATGAATGGCGGGTGATCGCTCGTGCCTTGTGCAGCGCAGAGCTAGAAGCGCTGGCGCGCGTCGCTGAGCGTGATGAAGGTGATTACACCGGCACGCCCGCGGCACCGATAATTAAGGACGCCGCGCAGGCTGAAAAAGCGCCTGCGCCAGTCAGCTTGTCCGGCCTTTGGACAGATTATTTGAACAGTCGCATGCAGGCCGGTTTCATGCGCGACAAGGGGCAGCGCCAGCGCCCGGTGATCGACAACCTGCGCAAGTTTCTCAAGCACAACGACGCTGGTCGCGTGACGAAGAAAGACGTGCTGGCTTGGCGAGACTACCTTATGAAAACGCTATCGCCAAAGACAGTGAACGATATCTACCTCTCAGCTCTGAAATCAGTGCTGGCATGGGCTGTGGAAAATGACCGTCTGCCCGAGAATGTAGCAGCAACGGTGCGACAGCCTAAACCGCGCAAAGTGTATGGGCGTGAACGTGGATACACCGACGACGAAGCCAAGAAGGTATTGAAGGCCTCTCGCACTTATCAATCGACACCGGACGAGTTCGGGCGGGTGCGTGAATCCATGCAGATGGCAAACGTGAAGCGGTGGGTGCCGATCATCTGTGCGTTTACCGGTGCGCGGGTTTCAGAGATCATTCAGTTGCGGAAAGAGGACGTGACCAAGGTGGGCGAACATTGGGTCGCTCGGATCACACCAGATGCTGGCACTGTCAAATCTGGTGGCTACCGAGACGTGCCGTTACATTCGCAAATACTAGACCAAGGTTTTTTGAAATTCGTCGATGATGCCGTCGAAGGCCCACTGTTCCACAATGCGACCAAGCCCGAGAGGTTCAGAAAGGCGGCTGTGATCGTATCGAACAAGTTGTCAGACTGGCTGCGCAAGGATGGGCTGGTCCCAGATGGTATTCAGCCGAACCATGGGTGGCGTCACAGGTTCAAAACGCAGTGCCGAGAACTAGGTATCTCTGATCGTGTTGCTGATGCCATTCAAGGCCATGCGGGGAGGACCGCTGCCGACCACTATGGTGATGTGACGATCAAGACTAAGGCTGATGCTCTCCGGCAGCTGCCTTTCTACAGTATGTAG